The nucleotide window GACTCCAACTTCCCAATCAATCAGTCAATGCATTGAAGCtgtataaagaaataaaaaataaagaaacaagagCCACTTGTGTGAAGAGCCAGCCATGTGAAATCGACCAAACAATTAATGTTTCCCATTTTAAATTCATCCATAAAaccaaaattattttcaaaataatgtcAGGGATAGGATTCATAGGTCCCAGGTCGAAGAAAAATAAGCTTCAGTCCAAAAAAGATGAAAGGCTGCTGCTGAGTGCTGACTGACTCTTTACAGCGacattaaattaatattccaATTCTGTTCtatcaatatcaatattggatGACTTgtcctttctttgtttcttcgtCTAAGAACTTAtccaaatttttatataaccTCAATGAACTTTCCTGGTTGGTGATGCAGGCACTTACAAAGCACATGGTGATTTTAATGTGCCCGGAGAATACTTGTTTATTGTATCTATCAGAAATCATCAAGTACAGTCTATTTATCTACTATGTAATTGTGGAAGTAGCACCGATCATACAATTGTTTTACAGTTTTTGCCATGTATTTTGGGAGCTATATTTTATTTCCTCTACTGCTACGTAACTACGTTAGGATTGTTAGTTTTCGTTCTTCTAATGTTTTTAGCTTTCTTTAACAAACTTGTAATCTCGTATGTAATCAATCAAGCTCAAAGAATTTAGGCTAGTTTAAGTATGCATTCAAAATGATTACAGAAATCGAGATCAACCTTGTTATAGCTAAAATAGAATCAAGATTCTTGAAGGTAAAAATCATACATTTTATTCTCATGTGAGTCCAGCCTTTGTCAGCTGTAAACTTTCTATTCTAATGTTCTTTGTCTCATTGTGAAGCCAATGTTTGGCTGCCAGCTGGGGAAATTTAGGGCAGACttctttttgggtaaaaaGGGTGGCTACAACATTGAGAGAAAATTTGACAGCTTCTTCCTCtgcattttcttcttatgAGAGGTCTGCATTTTGCATTGTGAGATTTTGACAATTGGTTTTTAAAATCTACTTTGATCTTTAAAATCTGCTTTGAATTGTTGAATGCGCATTTCTCTTGGAATTTAGATTTCTGAAGTTACAGAAAAAAAGGCTACTGTCCACTTGGGGTCGTTGGATTGGAGCATTGGAAGATGACTTATTCTCATCTCCTGTATCTGTCTAAGCCGAATCTGCCAGTTCATTCCTTCCAACACTCATATTGATATTGCATGACAAGTTCAAAACCACATTGAGCAGAATGCTGATTTCCACCATTCTCTTTCAAATAGAAACAGTAACAAAGCTTAGCTTCCAAGTAATTTATTCAATTTCCTGAGTCTAAACCTCTGCCCTGTATTGCAAATTATGTCATCGTAATGCAATCTTCTCAGAAGATATAATATACCAGCTTCTGTGCTGTAGCAAAGTTGATCCAAGGGATTCATAATTTACATTTACCAATTTACCATGCTGTAGAAACATCTATATTATTCTTTCAGCTATCTtgccaaacaaaaaatatatatgcgtGTGTATATCGAGGGGGTGTAGAGATGATATGTGAACATAAATGTTTGAGAGTCAAGACAGTTTGCTCAGTTTCTATCACTTCTGTTGTCCCAGTAAGTTGAATCAGGATTGACTGGATAGAGATCATGAACAGATGTAGATGAACCAGTCCAAGGCCCTTCAGTTGACGCAGTTTGTGTCTGGCTCTCACCGGTTTTCCTTCCGAAACTGGATTCAAAATGTTTCCTCATTGCTTCGATCTCATTAGTTGAGGCATTTGGATCTGAGACCAATTCCTGAACAGCAGCCCTGCCTTCAAGCATGCTCACGACTGAAGACATGGTAGGCCTAACTGTTGAAGTGACATTGCAGCAGAGGAGAGCCACATTGATTGTAAGCATCACCTCTTCTTTGTTGAAGTCCGAGCTCAACCTTGGATCCACTAGGTCCATTAAATTCCCTTGCTCTTTTAGTAGATGTGCCTAGAAACAGCGAAGTACAAAAAAGCAACATAATTTGTCTATCTTTACAAATACTTCCACTGATCTTGCGTATATAAGGTAAATACAATGATACTAGTAGTCATTCAGGGTTAATATTGTCAGAGAAAGATAATGTGCTCAGGCATTCAATAAAAGAGAATCAATGCCAAATGAAACCAGACTTGATTTTGGTTCATCATTAAAACTATTGCAGTATCAATCACTTCCCCTCAGCCAGAGACACAGAATAGAGATAAACAGTATCAGACTAAATTTAACTGTGAATGAGGAAGCAGTAGAATCAAGTTACCCAATCAAGAAGATAAAAGCTTTCTTCCTTTGACCTGTAACTGGTGTTGTTCCTCCCACTAGCAATTTCCAATACAAGAATTCCAAAGCTATAAACATCTGCTTTGTCAGTCAGATAACCCCGCATCGCATATTCAGGCGCCATATATCCACTGCAAAAAATCGCTCATCATTTCCCCATATTTAGCTTAGTGAAATACTAAAAAATACTACaaagtttctttaacagtacAGATCCAGTTAAGTTTGAAACTTAtaaaaagttgagaaacctccATCTGTTTCCTATTTCTATGGACCCATCATCGGGGTggaagaaatcaaaataaaagtataagaagaaaaaaaaaaaaaatatcacgGGGACTCACTAAGTTCCAGCAATACGGGTGCTAATGTGTGTATTATCCTCTTCATCAAGCTTGGCCAATCCAAAGTCAGATATCTTTGGGGTAAGATTTTTATCAAGCAGCACATTAGTAGCCTTGATGTCTCTATGAACGACCTTCAATCTTGATTCCTCGTGGAGGTAAGCCAAACCTCTTGCTATACCAACACAGATCTTGTGCCTTGTTGGCCAATCCAACTTCAACTGACTTTCTTCTGGCCCTTCAATTTGTCAAATTACTCAAAGTTAGTTATAAGGGACATGTTTTTTATGTATAAGATCTTTTATACCCATCTGCAGGAACCAAATGAAGTTTAGGCATACAAGAGTAATATTTACCAAACAGAGCACGAGCAAGGCTATTATTTTCCATGTACTCATAGACAAGCAATAGTTGATTTCCTTCAATACAGCATCCATGAAGCTTGACAAGATGAGGGTGTTGCAGAGCAGAAATCATGCCTATCTCATTCACAAATTCACGATTCCCTTGCTTTGATTTGGAAGAAAGCTGCTTGACAGCAATTACAGTGCCATCTGATAGAAGGCCCTGCATTTGAGAAACAAGGTGAAAATCCCTCTCTAAAAAGCAGAGCAACTTTAGTAACAATGCTTACAATTAATCAAGTAAGCCCAAATgcaataaataagaaatattgGTTCTACGGAATACCTTGTAAACAGGACCAAAACCACCTTCGCCAATCTTATTGGATTTGTCAAAGTTGTTTGTGGCATCTTTGAGTTGCCTAAAGCTAAATTTACCAGTCTGCAGGTCCACGCCCTTTAAATCTGGGTAAGAAGCAAACTCATATAAGAAATTGTCTACACGAATTTCATAATGGTagcatttttatttcttaatatCAAGCGACTGATTCAAGGCCTAGAATTTAACAAGTAACTGGATCTATAGGTAGGCAGACTTCGCATCAAAGGTTTCAACAGTATAATATATTCTAGCAGCATCAAGGCGTTAGAAAGTTCAATATCTAAATAAATATCAACTTACAGAGTGTGCCTAAATATACATGAAAAGTACATACAAAATAACAGCTTAAACTGCACATACCATCCTCCAAAGTATTTTGTTGTCCTAGGAGGCCTCTCCTCCAAAGAATACCAAAAATCAGTAATATAATGAAGACTCCCCCAGCCACAATTCCAACTACTGCACCTACAGATATGCCACTTCCACCAGATGCAGGTGATATTACAGGTTCTGGTGGGGGTACAAAGTCTGCCGGAAGAAGAATAGCTTTATTAGAGTAAATGCGAATGTAATAGATAAGAGATTGCATTATTCAAACAGCTACCTAAAGCCGGATCTCTTAATTGTGTTGTAATATTAATGCCTAACATGATATTTACATATGAGAAGCTCCCAATGGTCTACAAATAGCAAGTAGAAGAAGCTCAGAACAGTGTAAACTTACCAGGATCTACAGAAATAGCTGATATAAGAGGACCATAAACTCCTCTAAGAGGGATACCGGTCGTCCCTTTCCCAGCCCAATAAAAACGGATCTCCAAGGTACCACTAGTTACGGCAGCAGTATAGTTCATTATGACTGCAGTACTAATCCCACCAGCTTTATCGACAATATTGAAATCCTTCTGCACTAGTCTCCCCTGCAATATCCTAGTTTTGTTACATAACATTTCACGACCGTAATGtggtttattttttcagcCTTGACAACCTATTTTACATGTTATTACTAGAAATTCATAAACATTTGAATTAAGCAGGAACTAAACAGTGTCTGTTGACCTTTACCTGAATGTAAACATCAAATATACGCCTTCCCAGgcttttatatgttttgcCATTTGTAAACCCTGTCTCTGCAAAATGGAGGTTTACAGTGTAGTTTCCATTTCCCAGACAAAACCCATAATAAGTTAGAGAAATGGGAGAAAGGCGTGCATTCATGTACAGTTTTGGGTTGGCCATGGAGAGTATCGATTCATTATTTTGGATAAAGGTGTCTTGAGGACGGTCATCATCAGTAAAGTAACCAGTGCTGCTTAAAGCCCAATTTGTTGAGCTCTGGCGAAACGATGAAGGTCCAACTGAATCTGTGTCACTATTaaatgttgtatttttttccccaaaaacaGTTACTTCTTTTCCACCACAATTTATATGGAGAGAGTACCAAGCTACAACAGAAAGCAAAAGATTAGTGGCCATTGaggaggaaaacaaaaaagaatcaaccccagaagaaaaaaaaaaaaaagaggcaaTTATTTCTATTATTCCATTTTGGCATTAGAAGATTCAGGGGTACGATGAATGACTGCACATGCAGGTTCATGATGGGTTGAGGCAAGTGTATAATGGTCTTCTTTCACATGGTACTTTTCCTCCA belongs to Prunus persica cultivar Lovell chromosome G4, Prunus_persica_NCBIv2, whole genome shotgun sequence and includes:
- the LOC18780929 gene encoding probable leucine-rich repeat receptor-like serine/threonine-protein kinase At3g14840 isoform X3; amino-acid sequence: MKAQDLQGTLPKEMARLTYLEEIDLTRNYLSGTIPPEWGSLPLVNISLVANRLTGSIPKEIGNITTLKSLDITMNNFSGVLPWQLGNLLLIERMLLTSNNFTGELPDTFGNLTALKDFRVGDSHFSGQIPDFIKNWTNLQKLLIQASGLTGPIPSNISLLTKLTDLRITDLSGPEAPFPPLENMKSMKTLMLRSCNIIGRLPPYLGDMKSLKTLDLSFNKLTGEIPISFVALAKVDYIFLTGNLLTGPVPTWTKENFDLSYNNFTIGDTGCQSQGGLNLFASSSKGNSSKTASCFRTAKCPKTWYSLHINCGGKEVTVFGEKNTTFNSDTDSVGPSSFRQSSTNWALSSTGYFTDDDRPQDTFIQNNESILSMANPKLYMNARLSPISLTYYGFCLGNGNYTVNLHFAETGFTNGKTYKSLGRRIFDVYIQGRLVQKDFNIVDKAGGISTAVIMNYTAAVTSGTLEIRFYWAGKGTTGIPLRGVYGPLISAISVDPADFVPPPEPVISPASGGSGISVGAVVGIVAGGVFIILLIFGILWRRGLLGQQNTLEDDLKGVDLQTGKFSFRQLKDATNNFDKSNKIGEGGFGPVYKGLLSDGTVIAVKQLSSKSKQGNREFVNEIGMISALQHPHLVKLHGCCIEGNQLLLVYEYMENNSLARALFGPEESQLKLDWPTRHKICVGIARGLAYLHEESRLKVVHRDIKATNVLLDKNLTPKISDFGLAKLDEEDNTHISTRIAGTYGYMAPEYAMRGYLTDKADVYSFGILVLEIASGRNNTSYRSKEESFYLLDWAHLLKEQGNLMDLVDPRLSSDFNKEEVMLTINVALLCCNVTSTVRPTMSSVVSMLEGRAAVQELVSDPNASTNEIEAMRKHFESSFGRKTGESQTQTASTEGPWTGSSTSVHDLYPVNPDSTYWDNRSDRN
- the LOC18780929 gene encoding probable leucine-rich repeat receptor-like serine/threonine-protein kinase At3g14840 isoform X2; this translates as MNMFFLPRLFLHSLLVVCFANFAFGVTRLPRHEVQTLADIAKTLGKTNWDFSGDPDPCNNQKPWTDTNPSKGFEYGVTCNCSFANSTVCHITSIVMKAQDLQGTLPKEMARLTYLEEIDLTRNYLSGTIPPEWGSLPLVNISLVANRLTGSIPKEIGNITTLKSLDITMNNFSGVLPWQLGNLLLIERMLLTSNNFTGELPDTFGNLTALKDFRVGDSHFSGQIPDFIKNWTNLQKLLIQASGLTGPIPSNISLLTKLTDLRITDLSGPEAPFPPLENMKSMKTLMLRSCNIIGRLPPYLGDMKSLKTLDLSFNKLTGEIPISFVALAKVDYIFLTGNLLTGPVPTWTKENFDLSYNNFTIGDTGCQSQGGLNLFASSSKGNSSKTASCFRTAKCPKTWYSLHINCGGKEVTVFGEKNTTFNSDTDSVGPSSFRQSSTNWALSSTGYFTDDDRPQDTFIQNNESILSMANPKLYMNARLSPISLTYYGFCLGNGNYTVNLHFAETGFTNGKTYKSLGRRIFDVYIQGRLVQKDFNIVDKAGGISTAVIMNYTAAVTSGTLEIRFYWAGKGTTGIPLRGVYGPLISAISVDPDFVPPPEPVISPASGGSGISVGAVVGIVAGGVFIILLIFGILWRRGLLGQQNTLEDDLKGVDLQTGKFSFRQLKDATNNFDKSNKIGEGGFGPVYKGLLSDGTVIAVKQLSSKSKQGNREFVNEIGMISALQHPHLVKLHGCCIEGNQLLLVYEYMENNSLARALFGPEESQLKLDWPTRHKICVGIARGLAYLHEESRLKVVHRDIKATNVLLDKNLTPKISDFGLAKLDEEDNTHISTRIAGTYGYMAPEYAMRGYLTDKADVYSFGILVLEIASGRNNTSYRSKEESFYLLDWAHLLKEQGNLMDLVDPRLSSDFNKEEVMLTINVALLCCNVTSTVRPTMSSVVSMLEGRAAVQELVSDPNASTNEIEAMRKHFESSFGRKTGESQTQTASTEGPWTGSSTSVHDLYPVNPDSTYWDNRSDRN
- the LOC18780929 gene encoding probable leucine-rich repeat receptor-like serine/threonine-protein kinase At3g14840 isoform X1, which codes for MNMFFLPRLFLHSLLVVCFANFAFGVTRLPRHEVQTLADIAKTLGKTNWDFSGDPDPCNNQKPWTDTNPSKGFEYGVTCNCSFANSTVCHITSIVMKAQDLQGTLPKEMARLTYLEEIDLTRNYLSGTIPPEWGSLPLVNISLVANRLTGSIPKEIGNITTLKSLDITMNNFSGVLPWQLGNLLLIERMLLTSNNFTGELPDTFGNLTALKDFRVGDSHFSGQIPDFIKNWTNLQKLLIQASGLTGPIPSNISLLTKLTDLRITDLSGPEAPFPPLENMKSMKTLMLRSCNIIGRLPPYLGDMKSLKTLDLSFNKLTGEIPISFVALAKVDYIFLTGNLLTGPVPTWTKENFDLSYNNFTIGDTGCQSQGGLNLFASSSKGNSSKTASCFRTAKCPKTWYSLHINCGGKEVTVFGEKNTTFNSDTDSVGPSSFRQSSTNWALSSTGYFTDDDRPQDTFIQNNESILSMANPKLYMNARLSPISLTYYGFCLGNGNYTVNLHFAETGFTNGKTYKSLGRRIFDVYIQGRLVQKDFNIVDKAGGISTAVIMNYTAAVTSGTLEIRFYWAGKGTTGIPLRGVYGPLISAISVDPADFVPPPEPVISPASGGSGISVGAVVGIVAGGVFIILLIFGILWRRGLLGQQNTLEDDLKGVDLQTGKFSFRQLKDATNNFDKSNKIGEGGFGPVYKGLLSDGTVIAVKQLSSKSKQGNREFVNEIGMISALQHPHLVKLHGCCIEGNQLLLVYEYMENNSLARALFGPEESQLKLDWPTRHKICVGIARGLAYLHEESRLKVVHRDIKATNVLLDKNLTPKISDFGLAKLDEEDNTHISTRIAGTYGYMAPEYAMRGYLTDKADVYSFGILVLEIASGRNNTSYRSKEESFYLLDWAHLLKEQGNLMDLVDPRLSSDFNKEEVMLTINVALLCCNVTSTVRPTMSSVVSMLEGRAAVQELVSDPNASTNEIEAMRKHFESSFGRKTGESQTQTASTEGPWTGSSTSVHDLYPVNPDSTYWDNRSDRN